A window of the Candidatus Omnitrophota bacterium genome harbors these coding sequences:
- the mnmA gene encoding tRNA 2-thiouridine(34) synthase MnmA — MRNKTVVLAMSGGVDSSVAAYLLRRRGFSVIGITMGFLSARKGQDGLPVFSDNCSRAKEVCAKIGVPHYFVDYSKKFKEDVIESFVDSYRQGQTPNPCIVCNKEVKFPVLIEQARRFNADYIATGHYARCYYSLIRGRFFIKEARDKAKDQSYVLFCLGQDTLSRLILPVGDYKKNDIYYIARRIGLSFLPDGESQEICFVQDNDLKRFLRERLGGAIVKGIVKDRLGRRLLSHEGTCFFTIGQRRGLGIAYGSPVYVTDIDHKTGDITVGDYGDTMKGSLRVKNTIYNMPSAELKKDHRVYVKIRYKHAKTRAVLKIQQDGGALVYFNRPQSAPTPGQAAVFYKNNSVIGGGWII, encoded by the coding sequence ATGAGAAATAAGACGGTTGTTTTAGCCATGAGCGGCGGTGTTGATTCATCCGTTGCGGCATACCTTTTGCGCAGACGAGGTTTTTCTGTGATAGGTATTACAATGGGCTTTTTAAGCGCCCGGAAAGGGCAGGATGGTTTACCTGTTTTTTCGGACAATTGTTCTCGCGCGAAAGAGGTATGTGCAAAAATCGGTGTTCCCCATTATTTTGTGGATTACTCAAAAAAATTTAAAGAAGATGTGATAGAAAGTTTTGTAGACAGCTATAGGCAGGGCCAGACCCCTAATCCCTGCATTGTGTGCAATAAGGAGGTAAAATTTCCGGTATTAATTGAACAGGCCAGAAGATTTAACGCTGATTATATCGCCACCGGCCATTATGCCAGATGCTATTATAGCCTGATACGCGGCAGGTTTTTTATCAAAGAGGCAAGAGATAAGGCCAAAGACCAGTCATATGTGCTGTTCTGCCTGGGCCAGGACACGCTTTCCCGGCTTATATTACCAGTAGGGGATTATAAAAAAAACGATATTTATTATATTGCCAGACGGATTGGATTGAGTTTTTTGCCCGATGGTGAATCGCAGGAAATATGTTTTGTGCAGGATAATGATCTCAAACGTTTTCTCCGGGAACGGCTTGGCGGCGCGATAGTAAAAGGCATTGTTAAAGACCGGCTTGGCAGAAGGCTTTTATCACATGAAGGCACTTGTTTTTTTACTATAGGCCAAAGGCGGGGTTTGGGCATAGCTTACGGAAGCCCTGTTTATGTGACTGATATAGACCATAAGACAGGAGATATAACCGTAGGAGATTATGGTGATACCATGAAAGGGTCCCTGCGAGTTAAAAATACTATTTATAATATGCCGTCCGCAGAACTTAAAAAAGATCATCGCGTATATGTCAAGATCAGGTATAAGCATGCAAAAACCCGCGCGGTTTTGAAAATCCAGCAAGACGGCGGCGCTTTGGTATATTTTAACAGGCCGCAGAGCGCGCCAACCCCCGGCCAGGCGGCTGTTTTTTATAAGAATAACTCTGTTATTGGCGGAGGCTGGATAATATAA
- a CDS encoding alpha/beta hydrolase, producing the protein MEHFSFWFRRIAYNNARIKSFVTVLARAFAVFLVFALWKPLPAYSISYLTSGLEAADKTAVDSGFKKQRLATSFFCLTAYTRFDEASSLLRVYIEGDGFAFSSRRFVSGNPTPSQPLVLKLAAIDPHKNTAYLARPCQYISEKEERNYHDRYWSQARFSQEVIDSMNEAIDVLKMQSGASDVLLIGYSGGAAVAVLIAAKRDDVSGLITIAGNLDHEAVNRYHKVSQLEGSLNPADYAGKISKIPQCHFAGAGDSVVPISVIEGFARAAGDSKCETVTIVDDCGHNDGWVKKWRQLLSQAF; encoded by the coding sequence ATGGAACATTTTTCCTTTTGGTTTAGACGGATTGCGTATAATAATGCCCGGATAAAAAGTTTTGTTACCGTCTTGGCAAGAGCTTTCGCGGTATTTCTTGTGTTCGCATTATGGAAGCCTTTGCCGGCATATTCAATCTCGTATCTTACCAGCGGCTTGGAAGCGGCGGATAAAACGGCTGTTGATTCCGGTTTTAAAAAACAAAGACTTGCGACATCTTTTTTTTGCCTTACGGCATATACCAGATTTGACGAAGCGTCCAGTTTATTAAGGGTATATATAGAAGGGGACGGGTTCGCGTTTAGTTCCAGAAGGTTTGTTTCAGGTAATCCTACTCCGTCCCAGCCTCTTGTCTTAAAATTAGCGGCAATTGATCCGCATAAAAACACGGCGTATCTTGCCCGGCCATGCCAGTATATATCTGAAAAAGAAGAGAGGAATTATCATGATAGATATTGGTCGCAGGCGCGTTTTTCACAGGAGGTTATAGATTCAATGAATGAAGCGATAGATGTTTTAAAAATGCAATCAGGGGCAAGCGATGTTTTGCTCATAGGATATTCAGGCGGTGCCGCTGTGGCTGTATTGATTGCCGCCAAAAGAGATGATGTGTCCGGCTTGATAACGATTGCCGGTAATCTTGACCATGAGGCAGTTAACCGTTATCATAAGGTCAGCCAGCTGGAAGGCTCACTCAACCCGGCGGATTATGCGGGAAAAATCTCCAAAATACCTCAATGCCATTTTGCCGGAGCCGGAGACAGCGTTGTGCCGATAAGTGTTATAGAAGGGTTTGCCCGCGCGGCAGGGGATAGTAAATGCGAAACGGTTACTATTGTGGACGATTGCGGGCACAATGACGGCTGGGTTAAAAAATGGCGTCAACTGTTATCCCAGGCGTTTTAA